One genomic region from Osmerus mordax isolate fOsmMor3 chromosome 4, fOsmMor3.pri, whole genome shotgun sequence encodes:
- the rbl2 gene encoding retinoblastoma-like protein 2 isoform X1 — translation MSEEDDFLQQARMGFDDLCRSLNMDEEASNEAWRSYEDISKNYTLEGSELHWLACALYVACRTAVPTVDKGITEGNYVSLTRILRCSEQSLIEFFNKMKKWQDMANLPEEFRQSTEKLERNFTVSAVIFKKYVPIFKAIFKAPSDDPPRIHRNRKQRRHPCTVSEVFNFCWILFVHAKGNFPMISDDLVNSYHLLLCALDLVFTNALLCNGRRDLLNPSFRGLPEDFGNKDYKPGPGSYCFIEHLCELHDGLVLEAKGVKEHFWKPFIKRLFHKKILKGKEDSLTGFLDPMNFGDSFASLGRVYEEHVLAIGSLDERIFLGEGANEDIGTPGPCLCEGLENEDASAYRLYSSLTVSTLKVSTPLTGRKYVQDNSMGTPVSTATQSVGRLHSLLTGLKHGPSTRLVDILRGCTRDPSEAISSRLKDMFQLFCQHYESKGEENGGLGKDIAVKYFRLAEALYYKILEAVIDQEKKRLGDTDLSGILEQDMFHRSLLACCVEIVMFSYRPPGEFPKVIQIFQLPAYHFYKVIEVLVRAEQGLFREVVKHLNQVEEQVLDSLAWRGDSPLWDSVRGAKNRVPACQEVMLPQYLEDSDGGSSGGSAPRTPIHHGADLTSHSTARGVSPSPTTLQDRYSSPPTGTFRRRLFVDGATAVTIEPSSSTTTITTAATPIRGAQSPLVSTIPAGQTVVSMATATVTANNGQTVTIPVQGIANENGGITFIPVQVSVTGQGGATLQPLTAQSLTGTLSTQPVVTTTQSSPAPQGSPAASKPISKPQRKGSLSLFFRKVYHLASVRLRDLCVKLDISSELRRKIWTCFEYSLVHCTELMMDRHLDQLLMCAVYVMTKVTKEDKSFQNIMRSYRTQPQASSSVYRSVLISGRMRRHSGNSEGNRQSSPADARQEQVSGDSSPMTMRSSSTLPAPQPGSDPSTPTAAPSSSSTVSSLSPSSSLGLPTAQEEEERGDLIRFYNLVYIKQMRLYALRYCPGSPSAGTESPPLCPYPCMRSSSPRRVLLSHNHSIYISPHKSPGPATTTTPPTTRDKIFYYICSSPAHRLQEINSMIRTGETPTKKRSMQLEEEPSPKRACHDNRTALLRRLQDVANDRSSSH, via the exons ATGAGCGAAGAGGACGACTTTCTGCAGCAAGCTAGAATGGGATTTGATGATTTGTGTCGATCTTTGAATATGGACGAGGAGGCGAGCAACGAGGCATGGAGAAGCTATGAGGATATAAGCAAAAATTACACATTGGAG ggaagtgAGCTCCACTGGCTGGCGTGTGCTCTGTATGTGGCATGTAGGACAGCAGTACCTACGGTTGACAAAGGCATCACAGAGGGGAACTATGTCTCCTTGACCAGGATCCTTCGCTGCTCTGAGCAAAG CCTTATTGAGTTTTTCAACAAGATGAAGAAGTGGCAGGACATGGCCAACCTGCCAGAGGAGTTCCGTCAGAGCACGGAAAagctggagagaaacttcaccgTTTCCGCAGTCATCTTCAAGAAATACGTGCCCATCTTCAAAGCTATCTTCAAGGCCCCCTCAGACGACCCCCCGAGGATCCAcagaaacaggaagcagag GCGCCATCCATGTACCGTCTCGGAAGTCTTCAACTTCTGCTGGATCCTGTTTGTGCATGCTAAAG GGAACTTCCCTATGATCAGCGATGACCTGGTGAACTCGTACCAcctgctgctgtgtgctctGGACCTGGTGTTCACCAACGCTTTGCTGTGCAACGGCAGAAGGGACCTTCTCAACCCAAGCTTCAGAG GCTTACCCGAGGACTTTGGCAACAAGGACTACAAGCCTGGCCCTGGTTCCTATTGCTTCATTGAGCATCTGTGTGAACTGCATGATGGGCTGGTGCTGGAAGCCAAGGGGGTCAAGGAGCACTTCTGGAAACCCTTCATCAAGAGGCTTTTCCACAAGAAG ATTCTCAAAGGGAAGGAGGATAGCCTAACTGGGTTCCTGGATCCTATGAATTTTGGGGACAGTTT TGCGTCTCTGGGCCGGGTGTATGAGGAGCACGTGTTGGCCATAGGCAGTCTGGACGAGAGGATCTTCCTGGGAGAGGGGGCCAACGAGGATATCGGCACCCCGGGGCCCTGCctgtgtgaggggctggagAACGAGGACGCGTCTGCCTACAGACTATACAGCAGTCTGACT GTCTCGACCCTGAAAGTGTCCACTCCGCTGACCGGCAGGAAGTACGTCCAGGACAACAGCATGGGCACGCCTGTGTCCACAGCCACGCAGAGCGTCGGACGCCTCCACAGTCTACTCACAGGGCTGAAGCACGGCCCCAGTACCAGATTGGTGGACATACTGAG GGGGTGTACCAGGGACCCTAGTGAGGCCATCTCCTCCAGACTGAAGGACATGTTCCAGCTCTTCTGCCAACACTACGAAAGCAAGGGGGAAGAAAACGGAGGCCTGgggaaag ATATTGCAGTCAAGTATTTCCGCCTGGCAGAAGCTCTTTACTACAAGATATTGGAGGCGGTCATTGATCAGGAGAAGAAGAGACTGGGAGACACAGACCTATCT GGTATTCTGGAGCAGGACATGTTCCACCGCTCTCTCCTGGCCTGCTGTGTGGAGATTGTCATGTTCTCCTACCGCCCCCCTGGGGAGTTCCCCAAAGTCATCCAGATATTCCAGCTTCCTGCCTACCACTTCTACAAG GTGATTGAGGTGCTGGTGCGGGCGGAGCAGGGTCTGTTCCGGGAGGTGGTGAAGCATCTGAaccaggtggaggagcaggtcctGGACAGCCTGGCGTGGAGAGGAGACTCCCCGCTGTGGGACAGCGTGAGGGGGGCCAAGAACCGAGTCCCTGCCTGCCAGGAG GTGATGCTTCCTCAGTACCTGGAGGACAGCGATGGAGGCAGCAGCGGTGGTAGTGCCCCTCGGACCCCCATCCACCATGGAGCTGACCTCACCTCCCACAGCACCGccagag gagtgtctccctcccccaccacgcTCCAGGACCGCTACAGCTCCCCCCCGACCGGCACATTCAGGCGCCGTCTGTTCGTCGACGGCGCCACCGCCGTCACCAtcgaaccctcctcctccacgacCACCATCACCACGGCCGCCACGCCTATCAGGGGCGCCCAGAGCCCCCTGGTCAGCACCATCCCCGCGGGCCAGACCGTGGTCTCCATGGCGACGGCCACCGTCACCGCCAACAACGGCCAGACGGTCACCATACCGGTGCAAG GAATAGCAAATGAGAACGGAGGTATCACCTTCATCCCTGTCCAAGTGAGTGTGACGGGTCAAGGCGGAGCCACACTGCAGCCTCTGACTGCCCAATCCCTGACTGGCACTCTGAGCACCCAACCAGTGGTGACCACCACCCAGAGCAGTCCCGCACCCCAGGGAAGCCCTGCAGCCAGCAAGCCAATCAGCAAGCCTCAGAGGAAGGGCTCCCTTTCACTGTTTTTCCGCAAG GTGTACCACCTCGCCAGTGTCCGCCTGAGAGACCTGTGTGTGAAGCTGGACATCTCCTCCGAGCTGCGGCGGAAGATCTGGACGTGTTTTGAGTACTCTCTGGTGCACTGCACTGAGCTCATGATGGACCGTCATCTTGACCAGCTCCTCATGTGTGCCGTCTACGTCAtgaccaag GTGACCAAGGAGGACAAGTCTTTCCAGAACATCATGAGGTCCTATCGGACCCAGCCACAGGCCAGCAGCAGT GTTTACAGGAGTGTGTTGATCTCTGGGAGGATGAGGCGTCACTCGGGCAACAGTGAGGGCAACAGACAGAGCTCTCCTGCAGACGCTAGgcaggagcagg TGAGTGGAGACAGCAGCCCCATGACCATGCGTTCCAGCAGCACCCTGCCCGCCCCGCAGCCAGGCAgcgacccctccacccccaccgccgccccctcctcctcctccacggtctcctccctctccccttcgtcGTCCCTGGGCCTGCCCAccgcccaggaggaggaggagaggggcgacctcATCCGCTTCTACAACCTGGTCTACATCAAGCAGATGCGCCTCTACGCTCTGCGATACTGTCCTGGCTCGCCCTCCGCAGGG acGGAGTCCCCCCCGCTGTGCCCATACCCCTGTATGAGGAGCAGCTCTCCACGCAGGGTCCTGCTCTCACACAACCACTCCATCTACATCTCTCCCCACAAGAGCCCCGGCCCCGCCacaaccaccacccctcccaccacccgcgACAAGATCTTCTACTACATCTGCAGTAGCCCGGCCCAC CGTCTGCAGGAGATCAACAGTATGATCCGGACAGGCGAGACCCCCACCAAGAAGCGCAGcatgcagctggaggaggagccatCTCCCAAGAGGGCGTGTCACGACAACCGGACCGCCCTCCTGCGCAGACTGCAGGACGTGGCCAACGACCGCAGCTCCTCCCACTGA
- the rbl2 gene encoding retinoblastoma-like protein 2 isoform X2 — MSEEDDFLQQARMGFDDLCRSLNMDEEASNEAWRSYEDISKNYTLEGSELHWLACALYVACRTAVPTVDKGITEGNYVSLTRILRCSEQSLIEFFNKMKKWQDMANLPEEFRQSTEKLERNFTVSAVIFKKYVPIFKAIFKAPSDDPPRIHRNRKQRRHPCTVSEVFNFCWILFVHAKGNFPMISDDLVNSYHLLLCALDLVFTNALLCNGRRDLLNPSFRGLPEDFGNKDYKPGPGSYCFIEHLCELHDGLVLEAKGVKEHFWKPFIKRLFHKKILKGKEDSLTGFLDPMNFGDSFASLGRVYEEHVLAIGSLDERIFLGEGANEDIGTPGPCLCEGLENEDASAYRLYSSLTVSTLKVSTPLTGRKYVQDNSMGTPVSTATQSVGRLHSLLTGLKHGPSTRLVDILRGCTRDPSEAISSRLKDMFQLFCQHYESKGEENGGLGKDIAVKYFRLAEALYYKILEAVIDQEKKRLGDTDLSGILEQDMFHRSLLACCVEIVMFSYRPPGEFPKVIQIFQLPAYHFYKVIEVLVRAEQGLFREVVKHLNQVEEQVLDSLAWRGDSPLWDSVRGAKNRVPACQEVMLPQYLEDSDGGSSGGSAPRTPIHHGADLTSHSTARGVSPSPTTLQDRYSSPPTGTFRRRLFVDGATAVTIEPSSSTTTITTAATPIRGAQSPLVSTIPAGQTVVSMATATVTANNGQTVTIPVQGIANENGGITFIPVQVSVTGQGGATLQPLTAQSLTGTLSTQPVVTTTQSSPAPQGSPAASKPISKPQRKGSLSLFFRKVYHLASVRLRDLCVKLDISSELRRKIWTCFEYSLVHCTELMMDRHLDQLLMCAVYVMTKVTKEDKSFQNIMRSYRTQPQASSSVYRSVLISGRMRRHSGNSEGNRQSSPADARQEQVSGDSSPMTMRSSSTLPAPQPGSDPSTPTAAPSSSSTVSSLSPSSSLGLPTAQEEEERGDLIRFYNLVYIKQMRLYALRYCPGSPSAGTESPPLCPYPCMRSSSPRRVLLSHNHSIYISPHKSPGPATTTTPPTTRDKIFYYICSSPAHISH, encoded by the exons ATGAGCGAAGAGGACGACTTTCTGCAGCAAGCTAGAATGGGATTTGATGATTTGTGTCGATCTTTGAATATGGACGAGGAGGCGAGCAACGAGGCATGGAGAAGCTATGAGGATATAAGCAAAAATTACACATTGGAG ggaagtgAGCTCCACTGGCTGGCGTGTGCTCTGTATGTGGCATGTAGGACAGCAGTACCTACGGTTGACAAAGGCATCACAGAGGGGAACTATGTCTCCTTGACCAGGATCCTTCGCTGCTCTGAGCAAAG CCTTATTGAGTTTTTCAACAAGATGAAGAAGTGGCAGGACATGGCCAACCTGCCAGAGGAGTTCCGTCAGAGCACGGAAAagctggagagaaacttcaccgTTTCCGCAGTCATCTTCAAGAAATACGTGCCCATCTTCAAAGCTATCTTCAAGGCCCCCTCAGACGACCCCCCGAGGATCCAcagaaacaggaagcagag GCGCCATCCATGTACCGTCTCGGAAGTCTTCAACTTCTGCTGGATCCTGTTTGTGCATGCTAAAG GGAACTTCCCTATGATCAGCGATGACCTGGTGAACTCGTACCAcctgctgctgtgtgctctGGACCTGGTGTTCACCAACGCTTTGCTGTGCAACGGCAGAAGGGACCTTCTCAACCCAAGCTTCAGAG GCTTACCCGAGGACTTTGGCAACAAGGACTACAAGCCTGGCCCTGGTTCCTATTGCTTCATTGAGCATCTGTGTGAACTGCATGATGGGCTGGTGCTGGAAGCCAAGGGGGTCAAGGAGCACTTCTGGAAACCCTTCATCAAGAGGCTTTTCCACAAGAAG ATTCTCAAAGGGAAGGAGGATAGCCTAACTGGGTTCCTGGATCCTATGAATTTTGGGGACAGTTT TGCGTCTCTGGGCCGGGTGTATGAGGAGCACGTGTTGGCCATAGGCAGTCTGGACGAGAGGATCTTCCTGGGAGAGGGGGCCAACGAGGATATCGGCACCCCGGGGCCCTGCctgtgtgaggggctggagAACGAGGACGCGTCTGCCTACAGACTATACAGCAGTCTGACT GTCTCGACCCTGAAAGTGTCCACTCCGCTGACCGGCAGGAAGTACGTCCAGGACAACAGCATGGGCACGCCTGTGTCCACAGCCACGCAGAGCGTCGGACGCCTCCACAGTCTACTCACAGGGCTGAAGCACGGCCCCAGTACCAGATTGGTGGACATACTGAG GGGGTGTACCAGGGACCCTAGTGAGGCCATCTCCTCCAGACTGAAGGACATGTTCCAGCTCTTCTGCCAACACTACGAAAGCAAGGGGGAAGAAAACGGAGGCCTGgggaaag ATATTGCAGTCAAGTATTTCCGCCTGGCAGAAGCTCTTTACTACAAGATATTGGAGGCGGTCATTGATCAGGAGAAGAAGAGACTGGGAGACACAGACCTATCT GGTATTCTGGAGCAGGACATGTTCCACCGCTCTCTCCTGGCCTGCTGTGTGGAGATTGTCATGTTCTCCTACCGCCCCCCTGGGGAGTTCCCCAAAGTCATCCAGATATTCCAGCTTCCTGCCTACCACTTCTACAAG GTGATTGAGGTGCTGGTGCGGGCGGAGCAGGGTCTGTTCCGGGAGGTGGTGAAGCATCTGAaccaggtggaggagcaggtcctGGACAGCCTGGCGTGGAGAGGAGACTCCCCGCTGTGGGACAGCGTGAGGGGGGCCAAGAACCGAGTCCCTGCCTGCCAGGAG GTGATGCTTCCTCAGTACCTGGAGGACAGCGATGGAGGCAGCAGCGGTGGTAGTGCCCCTCGGACCCCCATCCACCATGGAGCTGACCTCACCTCCCACAGCACCGccagag gagtgtctccctcccccaccacgcTCCAGGACCGCTACAGCTCCCCCCCGACCGGCACATTCAGGCGCCGTCTGTTCGTCGACGGCGCCACCGCCGTCACCAtcgaaccctcctcctccacgacCACCATCACCACGGCCGCCACGCCTATCAGGGGCGCCCAGAGCCCCCTGGTCAGCACCATCCCCGCGGGCCAGACCGTGGTCTCCATGGCGACGGCCACCGTCACCGCCAACAACGGCCAGACGGTCACCATACCGGTGCAAG GAATAGCAAATGAGAACGGAGGTATCACCTTCATCCCTGTCCAAGTGAGTGTGACGGGTCAAGGCGGAGCCACACTGCAGCCTCTGACTGCCCAATCCCTGACTGGCACTCTGAGCACCCAACCAGTGGTGACCACCACCCAGAGCAGTCCCGCACCCCAGGGAAGCCCTGCAGCCAGCAAGCCAATCAGCAAGCCTCAGAGGAAGGGCTCCCTTTCACTGTTTTTCCGCAAG GTGTACCACCTCGCCAGTGTCCGCCTGAGAGACCTGTGTGTGAAGCTGGACATCTCCTCCGAGCTGCGGCGGAAGATCTGGACGTGTTTTGAGTACTCTCTGGTGCACTGCACTGAGCTCATGATGGACCGTCATCTTGACCAGCTCCTCATGTGTGCCGTCTACGTCAtgaccaag GTGACCAAGGAGGACAAGTCTTTCCAGAACATCATGAGGTCCTATCGGACCCAGCCACAGGCCAGCAGCAGT GTTTACAGGAGTGTGTTGATCTCTGGGAGGATGAGGCGTCACTCGGGCAACAGTGAGGGCAACAGACAGAGCTCTCCTGCAGACGCTAGgcaggagcagg TGAGTGGAGACAGCAGCCCCATGACCATGCGTTCCAGCAGCACCCTGCCCGCCCCGCAGCCAGGCAgcgacccctccacccccaccgccgccccctcctcctcctccacggtctcctccctctccccttcgtcGTCCCTGGGCCTGCCCAccgcccaggaggaggaggagaggggcgacctcATCCGCTTCTACAACCTGGTCTACATCAAGCAGATGCGCCTCTACGCTCTGCGATACTGTCCTGGCTCGCCCTCCGCAGGG acGGAGTCCCCCCCGCTGTGCCCATACCCCTGTATGAGGAGCAGCTCTCCACGCAGGGTCCTGCTCTCACACAACCACTCCATCTACATCTCTCCCCACAAGAGCCCCGGCCCCGCCacaaccaccacccctcccaccacccgcgACAAGATCTTCTACTACATCTGCAGTAGCCCGGCCCAC ATCAGTCACTGA